A single Amphiura filiformis chromosome 19, Afil_fr2py, whole genome shotgun sequence DNA region contains:
- the LOC140140600 gene encoding toll-like receptor 2 type-2: protein MIILITVILTVRYWWHIKYQLFLLFNRRQGQKHHLIDHDDDIIDDDENGIPRYDAYVPYHIEDEDWVDAELLANIEEGEEPFRLCLKTRDIRAGRPIFNEISLHIQRSRKILVILSPRFVEDNWCHFELNMAHHRVLEEGRNVMILILLEKIPDNKMTLLLRQLYCRVQLLRWPGDGHGQYLFWRRLREELKRPVPLDRRFNVYFAESQVD, encoded by the coding sequence ATGATAATACTAATTACAGTCATTCTGACGGTGCGTTATTGGTGGCACATAAAATACCAACTTTTTCTGCTCTTCAACAGAAGACAAGGTCAAAAGCACCATCTTATCGATCATGATGATGACATTATAGATGATGATGAGAATGGTATCCCTCGATATGATGCCTATGTCCCTTACCATATAGAGGATGAGGATTGGGTAGATGCAGAACTTCTAGCCAATATCGAGGAAGGTGAGGAACCTTTCAGACTTTGTCTTAAGACCAGAGACATACGCGCTGGGAGAccaatttttaatgaaatatcTCTTCACATACAGAGAAGCCGCAAAATTCTTGTGATTCTTTCACCAAGATTTGTTGAAGACAACTGGTGTCATTTTGAGTTAAACATGGCGCATCATAGAGTCCTGGAAGAGGGCCGCAATGTGATGATTCTAATACTTCTGGAAAAgattccagataacaaaatgactCTGTTGTTGAGGCAATTATACTGTAGAGTGCAGTTACTAAGATGGCCAGGCGATGGACATGGACAGTATTTGTTTTGGAGACGTCTTCGTGAGGAACTCAAGAGGCCTGTGCCTCTAGACCGTCGCTTTAATGTGTACTTTGCTGAATCACAAGTAGATTAG